One part of the Haloprofundus halobius genome encodes these proteins:
- a CDS encoding PQQ-binding-like beta-propeller repeat protein: protein MSSPLTRRNILRAGGLALASGLAGCASDTDDTTSITPSESPTSSPTASSPTSTPTRPDHAAWTYDLDGKTGLAPTLIEDTLYVGRADGQFVALNPLSGDELWSTNAGVGFFGDTGATPTVADGTVYLIPGARSGIAGRGFDTVALNSETGEKLWSQSIDETSFLTLLGVEEGHVLVATSDDYFTNEGQKLLSLNPASGDVQWTAEVGDPLRWAIGAGGVYVAAHRGMRAISLTDGSQRWSKQTRLDSNIEVAADTVILSVGQSGTSQLLGLDSVSGDVRWDGLDWRVTTHAASPDGVLYAGGERVGAYDPATGEEHWSIRGQGFVDAPPIGGRLVVRLDDGIHARNPTSGELLWGTSAKMDSTLALGESLIAYVASVSDAAVSPTLVARNASTGETAFADTLEDTEELTSPVVRGNTVYTATRAGRVYAFER from the coding sequence GTGTCCTCTCCATTGACACGACGGAATATCCTCCGTGCAGGAGGACTAGCTCTCGCTTCTGGGCTCGCAGGCTGCGCAAGCGATACCGACGACACCACGAGCATCACACCATCAGAGTCTCCTACCTCATCTCCAACTGCTTCCTCACCCACGTCTACTCCAACACGTCCAGATCACGCCGCATGGACATACGACCTTGACGGGAAAACCGGTCTCGCTCCGACGCTTATTGAGGATACACTCTATGTTGGTCGTGCGGATGGCCAATTCGTCGCCCTCAACCCTCTGTCTGGTGATGAACTTTGGTCCACTAATGCTGGCGTCGGGTTCTTTGGCGACACAGGGGCGACGCCCACAGTTGCAGACGGGACTGTATACCTCATTCCTGGTGCTCGATCCGGTATCGCCGGCCGAGGATTCGATACCGTCGCACTCAACTCCGAGACTGGTGAGAAACTCTGGTCACAAAGCATCGACGAGACGTCCTTTCTCACACTCCTTGGTGTCGAAGAGGGCCATGTACTCGTCGCGACCAGCGACGACTATTTCACGAACGAGGGACAGAAACTCCTCAGTCTCAACCCGGCCTCTGGTGACGTGCAGTGGACCGCAGAGGTTGGCGATCCTTTGAGATGGGCGATTGGTGCTGGTGGCGTGTACGTCGCCGCCCACAGGGGGATGCGCGCTATCTCGCTCACAGATGGGAGCCAGCGCTGGTCGAAGCAAACTCGTCTTGATAGCAACATTGAGGTTGCAGCTGACACGGTCATACTCTCGGTCGGTCAGAGCGGTACGTCACAGCTTCTCGGACTTGATTCCGTTTCTGGGGACGTACGTTGGGACGGACTCGACTGGCGTGTCACTACCCATGCTGCCTCTCCCGATGGTGTGCTCTATGCTGGTGGTGAACGCGTAGGCGCCTACGACCCGGCGACAGGTGAGGAACACTGGAGCATTCGGGGACAGGGGTTCGTCGACGCGCCCCCAATCGGCGGTCGCTTAGTTGTTCGTCTCGATGATGGCATCCATGCCCGCAACCCCACGTCAGGTGAGCTTCTGTGGGGGACGAGTGCCAAGATGGACAGTACACTCGCACTCGGCGAGTCACTCATTGCATACGTCGCCTCCGTCTCAGACGCTGCAGTCTCACCGACGCTCGTTGCACGCAATGCCAGTACCGGGGAGACGGCGTTCGCGGACACGCTCGAAGATACCGAGGAACTCACTTCACCGGTCGTCCGTGGTAACACCGTGTACACAGCCACTCGTGCTGGTCGCGTCTATGCCTTCGAGCGCTGA
- a CDS encoding site-specific integrase, translated as MSHHNQPATERADRHRRELTTRHTHEDVLTDRQFELLLEACSALPEPHDFEARFICLTAGRLGLRAGEIAHFQTAWVNWNRRTIRIPQHEPCRCGYCRRQARQEATHNDDLSVADAIASRWHPKTVASARLIPFDLSLRLELCFERFASRYDAFPRSRSTINRRVQAAATEADLPGRVYPYCLRATAASYHAYKGVAPVPLQALMGWSDLATAQKYIRISGTATADALRRVHHR; from the coding sequence GTGTCTCATCACAACCAACCTGCTACAGAGCGGGCGGACCGACACCGAAGGGAACTAACTACCCGACACACTCATGAGGATGTCCTCACAGACCGGCAGTTCGAACTCCTACTGGAGGCGTGTTCGGCACTCCCGGAACCGCACGACTTCGAGGCACGATTCATCTGTCTCACCGCAGGCCGACTTGGGTTGCGAGCGGGCGAGATTGCACATTTTCAGACCGCATGGGTGAACTGGAACCGCCGAACGATTCGCATCCCACAGCACGAGCCGTGCCGGTGTGGATACTGCCGACGACAGGCCCGACAGGAAGCCACCCACAACGATGATCTGTCCGTCGCGGATGCCATCGCGTCTCGGTGGCACCCCAAGACCGTCGCCTCGGCTCGACTCATCCCGTTCGATCTCTCGCTCCGGCTGGAGCTGTGTTTCGAACGTTTTGCTTCTAGATACGATGCGTTTCCCCGTTCACGGTCAACGATCAATAGACGGGTGCAGGCTGCGGCTACCGAAGCTGATCTCCCGGGTCGTGTCTATCCATACTGTCTGCGAGCAACCGCCGCCAGCTACCATGCGTACAAAGGCGTCGCCCCGGTGCCGCTACAGGCCCTGATGGGCTGGAGTGACCTAGCGACTGCCCAGAAGTATATCCGTATCTCGGGGACAGCAACTGCTGACGCATTGCGTCGAGTCCACCACCGGTAG
- the pip gene encoding prolyl aminopeptidase, translating to MTDLYPQIEPYETGMLDVGEGNLIYWEACGTPDGKPALVVHGGPGFGFTPEHRRYFDPERYQVILFDQRGCGQSKPPASDPETDMQQNTTDHLLADIEHLREHLGINRWLLFGGSWGATLSLAYAEAYPQRVSEIVLSGVTTTRPTEIEWLYHGLARFFPEAWERFREGVDAEDDELIAAYARQMADPDPEVRRRTADAWCAWEDTVISEELNGTANFFSGLPRDKKHSFVRIAAHYFAHRAWLEDGILLRNADRLAGIPGVLIHGRFDLAAPLGTAWELNRQWPDSELTVVEDSGHTGSDTMTRLKRDALDSFAGSRPYR from the coding sequence ATGACTGATTTGTACCCCCAAATCGAGCCATACGAGACTGGGATGCTTGATGTCGGAGAGGGGAACCTCATCTACTGGGAAGCCTGTGGCACTCCGGATGGAAAGCCTGCTCTCGTCGTCCACGGTGGGCCGGGGTTCGGGTTCACACCCGAACACCGCAGGTACTTCGACCCCGAGCGATACCAAGTCATTCTATTCGACCAGCGCGGCTGTGGCCAAAGTAAGCCTCCCGCCAGCGACCCCGAGACGGACATGCAGCAAAATACTACTGACCACCTTCTCGCCGATATAGAACACCTTCGTGAACATCTCGGAATCAATCGCTGGTTGTTGTTCGGCGGCTCGTGGGGAGCCACGTTGAGTCTAGCCTACGCCGAGGCGTACCCACAGCGGGTTTCTGAGATCGTCCTTTCAGGAGTCACGACCACTCGACCGACTGAAATTGAGTGGCTCTATCATGGGTTGGCACGGTTCTTCCCAGAGGCTTGGGAGCGGTTCCGTGAGGGTGTAGACGCCGAAGACGACGAACTCATCGCCGCATACGCTCGACAGATGGCGGACCCGGACCCCGAGGTCAGGAGGCGAACAGCGGACGCGTGGTGCGCGTGGGAGGACACGGTCATCTCCGAGGAACTCAACGGAACAGCGAACTTCTTCAGTGGACTGCCGAGAGACAAGAAACACTCGTTCGTCCGCATCGCCGCACACTACTTCGCTCACAGGGCGTGGTTGGAGGACGGGATACTGCTGCGGAACGCTGACCGATTAGCTGGCATTCCCGGCGTGCTGATTCACGGTCGTTTCGATTTGGCCGCACCGCTTGGTACGGCGTGGGAGTTGAATCGCCAGTGGCCCGATTCGGAGTTGACCGTGGTCGAGGATTCAGGACATACCGGTAGCGACACTATGACCAGACTGAAGCGTGACGCTCTCGACTCATTCGCGGGAAGTAGACCCTATCGGTAG
- a CDS encoding PAS domain S-box protein translates to MIRGKWSDSSPFGRDIIVALGGLFFLLVVAYPTLPIVNETSVELRVVLGILVGIPGLVLVYGGYRLPRTDIRPELYSTVSMWCLRGIVVGLAILLPIVLASDDPNLVGNTLLLTALGSLAGFGAGRYDARAKTRQLELEETVKELEASNERLERHQQFTDDILGAIDDVFYVMDEDGALRRWNRSLSEVSGYTDEEIASMTIADFFGDDRDAAVAAVRDGFESDSVSIELNLRTKDGETIPFEFVGSTLENHSGDPVLAGIGRDVTDRIEREQELQRVRERMEFALNATDSVVWDWNVDDDRASFYPSAESLYGTAVENWEDFIEVIHPEDRQAVQEGIATALETGEPKDEEIRIVRDGEVRWIEAPGYPVQDDDGPTRMVGVARDITERKTYERKLKESNERLEQFAYAASHDLQEPLRMISSYLQLIESRADEELTEETEEFLEFAVDGADRMRNMIDGLLAYSHVEAQGEPLESIDLNEFVEDVRGDLDMCLTESNANVDIEELPRVMGDKRQLRQVFQNLLKNAIRYSGDEPPRVYISATRNSSMWEVSVRDEGIGIDPDEQYRIFEVFQQLHPRNDYGGSGIGLALCERIVERHGGTIWVESEPGEGSTFSFTLPVEDVHDE, encoded by the coding sequence ATGATTCGCGGGAAATGGTCGGACTCCTCTCCGTTCGGAAGGGACATTATCGTGGCCCTCGGTGGACTCTTCTTCTTACTCGTAGTCGCCTATCCGACCCTCCCCATCGTCAACGAGACATCGGTCGAGCTCCGGGTCGTACTCGGCATCCTTGTCGGTATTCCCGGTCTCGTCTTGGTGTATGGTGGCTATCGGTTGCCACGAACCGACATCCGTCCCGAACTCTACTCTACCGTCAGCATGTGGTGTCTCCGCGGCATCGTGGTAGGGCTCGCCATCCTGCTTCCTATCGTTCTTGCGAGCGACGATCCGAATCTCGTTGGAAATACACTCTTGCTCACGGCACTGGGCAGTCTCGCAGGCTTCGGCGCGGGGAGGTACGACGCAAGGGCCAAAACACGGCAGCTCGAACTTGAAGAAACGGTCAAGGAACTAGAAGCCTCGAACGAGCGCCTTGAACGACACCAGCAGTTCACCGACGATATTCTCGGCGCAATTGATGACGTGTTCTATGTGATGGACGAAGACGGAGCTCTCAGACGGTGGAACCGAAGCCTCTCGGAGGTATCTGGCTATACGGACGAGGAAATAGCATCGATGACTATAGCCGACTTCTTCGGGGACGACCGGGATGCAGCTGTGGCTGCGGTCCGCGACGGCTTCGAGAGCGACTCGGTAAGTATCGAACTGAATCTACGCACTAAAGACGGCGAGACCATCCCCTTCGAGTTCGTTGGATCTACGCTTGAGAACCATTCCGGTGACCCTGTTCTGGCTGGCATTGGGCGTGACGTTACGGACCGGATAGAGCGCGAACAGGAACTCCAACGCGTTCGTGAGCGGATGGAGTTCGCCCTCAATGCGACCGATTCGGTCGTCTGGGACTGGAACGTCGATGACGATCGGGCCTCGTTCTATCCCTCGGCGGAGTCGCTGTACGGAACCGCCGTCGAAAACTGGGAGGACTTCATCGAGGTAATTCACCCCGAGGACAGACAGGCGGTCCAAGAGGGGATCGCGACCGCCCTCGAAACGGGCGAGCCGAAGGACGAAGAGATTCGGATCGTTCGAGACGGGGAAGTGCGCTGGATCGAAGCCCCTGGGTACCCGGTTCAAGATGACGACGGTCCGACGCGGATGGTCGGCGTGGCTCGGGATATCACCGAGCGGAAGACCTACGAGCGCAAGCTCAAGGAGTCGAACGAGCGCCTCGAACAGTTCGCGTACGCGGCCAGCCATGACCTCCAGGAACCCCTTCGGATGATCTCGAGTTATCTACAGTTAATCGAGAGCCGGGCCGACGAGGAACTGACCGAGGAGACCGAGGAGTTCCTCGAGTTCGCCGTGGACGGGGCCGACCGCATGCGTAACATGATCGACGGGTTACTAGCGTACTCACATGTGGAGGCCCAGGGAGAACCGCTCGAATCGATCGACCTCAACGAATTTGTTGAAGACGTGCGCGGCGACCTTGACATGTGTCTCACTGAAAGTAATGCCAACGTAGATATCGAGGAGTTGCCTCGTGTGATGGGAGATAAACGGCAGCTGCGGCAGGTGTTTCAGAATCTGCTAAAGAACGCGATCCGATATAGCGGTGACGAGCCCCCACGGGTGTATATTTCCGCCACCCGGAACAGTTCGATGTGGGAAGTGTCGGTTCGGGACGAGGGGATTGGGATCGACCCGGACGAACAATATCGTATCTTCGAGGTGTTCCAGCAGCTCCACCCCCGGAACGACTACGGGGGCTCGGGCATTGGCCTGGCGCTTTGCGAACGGATCGTCGAACGCCACGGCGGCACCATCTGGGTCGAGTCCGAACCTGGCGAGGGATCGACGTTCTCATTTACCCTTCCAGTCGAGGATGTTCATGACGAGTGA
- a CDS encoding response regulator, which produces MTSERGRAEPCDILLVEDNPGDIRLTEEAFKTGRIANTLHVVEDGVKALDFLFQRNEYADAPQPDLVLLDLNLPRKNGDEVLKELHEDPDRRRIPVIVLTSSEAEMDVVNSYELCASGYLTKPVDPNEFIDMILELERFWFSIMRLPSDTALD; this is translated from the coding sequence ATGACGAGTGAGCGTGGACGGGCCGAACCGTGCGACATTCTCCTCGTTGAGGATAATCCTGGCGACATCCGTCTCACCGAAGAGGCGTTCAAAACTGGGAGGATCGCGAACACACTCCACGTCGTCGAAGACGGTGTCAAGGCCCTTGATTTCCTCTTTCAGCGAAACGAGTACGCCGACGCACCGCAGCCCGACCTCGTGCTGTTAGATCTCAACCTCCCACGAAAGAACGGGGACGAAGTGCTCAAAGAACTTCACGAGGACCCTGACCGCCGGCGCATTCCGGTTATCGTCCTTACGAGTTCGGAAGCCGAAATGGACGTTGTCAATTCCTACGAACTCTGTGCGAGCGGGTACCTGACGAAGCCGGTTGATCCCAACGAGTTTATCGACATGATACTGGAGTTAGAGCGGTTTTGGTTCTCAATTATGCGGTTGCCGTCTGACACAGCTCTTGATTGA
- a CDS encoding alpha/beta fold hydrolase, which translates to MVKATPPDAGKELETVTAPDGTKIAYERTGSGPPLVLVHCATADHRVWELSDVRATLAEDATVYAIDRRGRGGSGDAEAYAPEREFEDVAAVVESIDEPVALLGHSAGGFYALEAAMRTENLSALVLYEPAMSINGYRVGSEAARTEMLSLLEAGKTEQAYVVFIEKIAEWTPEEVDAIRSAPIWQEYVDGFPTLIPKYAKIPDYDYDPARFAELTTPTLLVAGSESGQWGKETTEALDDALPNSRVVTFDGHGHAAMLTAPDRFIDEIRTFVRKTN; encoded by the coding sequence ATGGTCAAAGCAACACCACCAGACGCGGGTAAAGAATTGGAAACCGTCACCGCCCCGGATGGGACTAAGATCGCCTACGAACGGACGGGGAGTGGACCACCACTTGTGCTCGTTCACTGTGCTACCGCTGACCACAGAGTATGGGAACTCTCCGACGTCCGTGCTACCCTCGCTGAGGATGCCACGGTATACGCGATTGACCGGCGCGGTCGTGGCGGGAGCGGTGACGCCGAGGCGTACGCACCAGAACGGGAGTTCGAAGACGTGGCTGCAGTCGTCGAGTCGATTGACGAACCAGTGGCCCTCCTTGGTCATTCCGCTGGTGGATTCTATGCCCTAGAAGCGGCCATGCGGACTGAGAATCTTAGCGCGCTGGTTCTGTACGAACCGGCCATGTCGATTAACGGGTATAGAGTTGGCTCCGAAGCGGCTCGCACCGAAATGCTGTCGCTACTGGAAGCCGGTAAGACCGAGCAGGCGTACGTAGTCTTCATCGAAAAAATCGCGGAATGGACGCCAGAGGAAGTGGACGCAATTCGATCGGCACCGATATGGCAGGAGTACGTAGACGGGTTCCCAACACTGATTCCGAAGTATGCTAAAATCCCGGACTACGACTACGATCCCGCACGCTTTGCAGAGTTGACCACGCCGACATTGCTAGTAGCCGGGAGCGAAAGCGGTCAATGGGGGAAAGAGACAACCGAAGCGCTCGATGACGCACTCCCGAACAGCCGCGTCGTCACCTTCGATGGCCACGGACATGCGGCGATGCTCACCGCGCCGGATCGCTTCATCGATGAAATACGCACGTTCGTCCGGAAAACGAACTAA
- a CDS encoding HalOD1 output domain-containing protein, which translates to MGRTPPRSPPLYNTIDIDALVDLFGPQSMDSHRFPSDTVNFQYEGCDITVFADGVVVVKRPEP; encoded by the coding sequence CTGGGAAGGACCCCACCGAGATCCCCCCCGCTCTACAATACTATTGATATAGATGCCCTCGTGGATCTCTTCGGACCACAATCTATGGATTCGCATCGGTTCCCATCGGATACTGTGAACTTCCAGTACGAGGGCTGTGACATCACGGTTTTCGCAGATGGGGTTGTGGTCGTGAAGCGGCCTGAACCATAG
- a CDS encoding bacterio-opsin activator domain-containing protein: MLPRPDGRYAEYFYVSGVEPERVEAYGTEMETVDITILAEYEDGGSLEFLVSGNCPAFRLTELGALPREIRGIEGQGRLVAEIPAEASPSEVVETFLQEYPDASLLSKREKDGIAPRFPDAEFRQVLQKHLTDRQREVLKTAFEAGYYEWPRECTGEDVAAELDITSATFSEHIQAAERKLLTIMFNGPEAGH; encoded by the coding sequence ATGCTCCCTCGTCCCGATGGACGGTACGCCGAATACTTCTACGTCAGCGGCGTCGAACCGGAGCGAGTAGAAGCCTATGGGACCGAGATGGAGACCGTAGACATCACGATCCTCGCCGAGTATGAAGACGGTGGCAGTCTGGAATTTCTCGTTTCAGGGAATTGTCCCGCGTTTCGACTCACCGAACTTGGCGCGCTCCCGCGCGAAATCCGTGGAATAGAAGGCCAAGGTCGGCTCGTGGCCGAAATCCCCGCCGAGGCAAGCCCCTCCGAAGTCGTTGAGACCTTTCTCCAAGAGTATCCGGATGCATCGCTGCTCTCTAAGCGGGAAAAGGACGGTATTGCACCACGATTTCCCGACGCCGAATTCCGACAAGTGCTCCAGAAACATCTCACGGATCGCCAACGTGAGGTTCTCAAAACTGCGTTCGAAGCAGGATATTATGAGTGGCCACGAGAATGTACTGGAGAAGACGTCGCTGCTGAACTCGATATTACCTCAGCTACATTTTCCGAGCATATTCAAGCCGCTGAGCGGAAATTGCTCACGATTATGTTCAACGGACCCGAGGCCGGGCACTAA
- a CDS encoding DUF7437 domain-containing protein produces the protein MSRTSNRTNGDVIRDFLSVADLLEEPQLAKLYAYLAREDEATVQELMNELDLAQGTAYTYVNRLVDAGVIEATTDEQPRVYVARDINLTVTAANGAREYTITPALIDAIARRTTDDDIDTYIDRHGIAGLATALTYTVDRERGEVTHRLMARDLDISPLAVEIILQALRPVVHEHFDIEEAGASVADIEGVDRDLAGDDA, from the coding sequence ATGTCACGCACGTCAAACCGAACCAACGGCGACGTCATCCGTGACTTCCTCTCGGTCGCGGACCTCCTTGAGGAGCCACAGCTCGCCAAACTGTACGCGTATCTCGCTCGAGAGGACGAAGCAACCGTTCAGGAACTCATGAATGAACTCGACCTCGCGCAGGGTACGGCCTACACCTATGTGAACCGGCTGGTCGACGCCGGCGTCATCGAGGCGACCACCGACGAGCAACCCCGGGTGTACGTCGCTCGCGACATCAATCTGACCGTCACAGCAGCTAATGGCGCTCGCGAGTACACGATCACGCCCGCGCTCATCGACGCCATCGCCCGTCGCACAACCGACGACGACATCGATACCTACATCGACCGCCACGGCATCGCCGGACTCGCAACGGCACTCACCTACACCGTCGACCGGGAACGTGGCGAGGTCACCCATCGGCTGATGGCCCGTGATCTCGACATCTCGCCGCTCGCCGTCGAGATCATCCTGCAGGCGCTCCGCCCCGTCGTCCACGAGCACTTCGATATCGAGGAGGCAGGCGCGTCGGTCGCGGATATCGAGGGTGTCGACCGGGACCTCGCCGGCGACGACGCGTGA
- a CDS encoding winged helix-turn-helix domain-containing protein: MLTEGEVRALTALHGEQMVSALATSLDRSLSYTSELVERLETAGLVETRRQGKTKQIRLSDAKALELLTNLTQQYSHIDWPELLSGAALRVCYFLDTPRTASELAHRADVHRSTVHRALSPLQHRGIVYQTDDGAYALNDGFEQLSTFARELAHQVHRQAVEEQTDTYTILWESLDEFLVQTGTEVSDEHFIPTGPDQFQRYGLPLLARDRRHYLYSETTSELSPETLCCHMLVIDSGPRTQSYCLLLLSHVDIDRDELRTQATKYGVGDVVDDLCTYLDTSGAQRTSRLPEWEDFQELAEEYEVML; this comes from the coding sequence ATGCTCACAGAAGGCGAGGTTCGCGCCCTTACTGCCCTCCACGGTGAGCAGATGGTCTCTGCACTCGCAACAAGTCTTGATCGGAGTCTCAGCTACACCTCTGAACTCGTCGAGCGGCTCGAAACGGCTGGCCTCGTCGAGACACGTCGACAGGGGAAAACAAAGCAGATTCGACTGTCGGACGCGAAGGCACTCGAGTTACTCACGAACCTCACGCAGCAGTATTCACACATCGACTGGCCGGAGCTGTTGTCAGGGGCAGCCCTCAGGGTTTGCTACTTCCTCGACACTCCTCGGACTGCGAGCGAACTCGCACACCGCGCCGACGTCCACCGAAGCACCGTCCACCGTGCGCTTTCCCCGCTTCAACATCGCGGAATCGTCTACCAAACCGACGACGGCGCGTACGCACTGAATGACGGCTTCGAACAGCTGAGTACATTCGCTCGTGAGCTCGCTCATCAGGTCCACCGCCAGGCTGTCGAAGAACAGACCGACACGTACACGATTCTGTGGGAGTCTCTCGACGAGTTCCTTGTACAGACGGGGACTGAGGTCAGCGACGAACACTTCATCCCGACAGGGCCAGACCAATTCCAGCGATATGGTCTTCCACTCTTAGCACGTGACCGCAGACACTACCTCTATTCGGAGACTACGAGTGAGCTCTCGCCGGAGACATTGTGCTGTCACATGCTCGTGATTGATTCCGGCCCACGAACGCAGTCATACTGCCTGCTCTTGCTCAGTCACGTCGACATCGACCGCGACGAACTCCGAACCCAAGCCACCAAGTACGGCGTCGGCGACGTCGTCGACGACCTCTGCACGTATCTCGACACCAGCGGTGCCCAACGGACGTCGCGACTCCCCGAGTGGGAGGACTTCCAGGAACTGGCTGAGGAGTACGAGGTGATGCTATGA
- a CDS encoding zinc-dependent metalloprotease family protein, with amino-acid sequence MSDQIDDWCLTVVKQYLKDALDSENVSYSISISSDHSFDPFLDVATAAGNDYPHEDSDGTNHSSCMIKLKRYWEDWVSGHPDEASDFNLCLVLQDDYEDRYGIYGRAGGNAGVCRGAKRIDSETDSNFPRFDSGNYPAHVAIHEIGHMIGVSHDDGACYQLPSSGDAQTPHYSGASQNNCGYNNVNQVAMAPITMISVSGDRVPAKLSENTIKGRC; translated from the coding sequence GTGAGTGATCAAATCGATGATTGGTGTCTGACTGTCGTAAAGCAGTATCTCAAAGATGCTCTGGACAGTGAGAACGTATCGTACAGCATTTCTATATCAAGCGATCATAGTTTCGATCCTTTCCTTGATGTAGCAACGGCAGCAGGGAATGACTACCCACACGAAGACTCAGATGGAACGAATCATTCATCTTGCATGATCAAGTTGAAAAGGTACTGGGAGGACTGGGTATCTGGCCACCCAGATGAAGCCTCAGACTTCAACCTCTGTCTGGTACTTCAAGACGACTACGAAGACAGGTACGGAATCTACGGTCGTGCTGGTGGCAACGCCGGAGTTTGCCGTGGAGCAAAGCGGATTGACAGCGAGACCGACAGCAACTTCCCTAGATTCGACAGTGGAAACTATCCTGCTCATGTAGCGATCCATGAAATTGGACATATGATTGGGGTAAGCCACGATGATGGTGCATGCTATCAGCTACCTTCCAGTGGAGACGCTCAGACACCTCATTATAGCGGAGCCAGCCAGAACAACTGCGGCTATAATAACGTCAACCAGGTAGCTATGGCACCAATTACCATGATTTCCGTTTCTGGGGATCGTGTGCCGGCGAAGCTATCAGAAAATACGATTAAAGGTAGATGTTGA